A genomic stretch from Candidatus Bathyarchaeota archaeon includes:
- a CDS encoding DNA topoisomerase IV subunit A — MEKGYFPEIQMPSRSIENIYYSPELRQYILGEKKVRRNARNIRHIRPFTQLVWAAYFAYELTLQRKTSTLRDVYYSAQAYEMSFKDQPESNSIITDLETVIGFSREDFNIFPEERSAVFGDLTIEYTVPGYEGKRLNLTSHPDGVMIGPALTSAEFVKTSADKVIAIEKGGLFTRFIEERVHERFNAILVLTAGQAPRATRHFIHRLNKELELPVYIFTDGDPWGMHIAMVIISGSANAAHLRELTTPDAKWSGVWATDIVNYKLPTDPLTEVDIKRLYELQRDPRYKNELWQREIKTFLKIRRKAEQEAFSRYGLTYIVDEYLPAKLEESS; from the coding sequence ATGGAAAAAGGATACTTTCCAGAAATACAGATGCCAAGCCGCTCAATAGAAAACATATACTACAGCCCAGAACTAAGACAATACATATTGGGCGAAAAAAAGGTTAGGAGAAACGCAAGGAACATCCGTCACATAAGGCCGTTCACCCAACTCGTATGGGCAGCCTACTTCGCCTACGAGCTAACCCTACAAAGGAAAACCTCAACGTTAAGAGACGTTTACTACTCGGCGCAAGCCTACGAAATGTCATTCAAAGACCAGCCGGAATCAAACAGCATAATAACGGATTTAGAAACCGTGATAGGCTTTTCAAGAGAAGACTTCAACATATTCCCAGAAGAACGCTCAGCAGTATTCGGAGACCTAACAATTGAATACACGGTACCCGGATACGAAGGAAAACGGCTTAATTTAACTTCGCATCCTGACGGAGTAATGATCGGACCCGCCCTAACAAGCGCTGAATTCGTGAAAACAAGCGCCGACAAGGTTATAGCAATCGAGAAAGGCGGCCTATTCACACGTTTCATAGAAGAACGTGTTCACGAAAGATTCAATGCCATACTCGTCCTAACAGCCGGGCAGGCTCCAAGGGCTACAAGACATTTCATACACCGCCTAAACAAGGAACTTGAACTTCCAGTTTACATCTTCACGGACGGAGACCCTTGGGGAATGCATATAGCAATGGTGATAATTTCAGGGTCGGCTAATGCTGCGCATCTACGTGAACTTACAACTCCGGACGCTAAGTGGAGCGGTGTTTGGGCAACAGACATAGTTAATTATAAGCTTCCAACAGATCCTCTAACGGAAGTAGACATAAAGCGACTATACGAATTGCAGCGTGACCCAAGATACAAAAACGAACTTTGGCAAAGGGAAATCAAAACTTTTCTCAAGATTAGGCGGAAAGCTGAACAAGAGGCTTTCAGTCGTTATGGCTTAACCTACATTGTTGACGAATACTTACCAGCGAAACTAGAGGAGTCATCTTAG